One window from the genome of Malacoplasma penetrans HF-2 encodes:
- a CDS encoding SGNH/GDSL hydrolase family protein encodes MASKKVKWAAFVSTILLVGGIVIPAPIIATEIFWANYKSKNTNYDIEYPLPETGSDVSTSIATWGVNEDRISSNPEDNLRFQEAIENTWMFAGGSDFYSNFDILKSRKNWIGLFDENLRWNFKIRQNSDPSTLYSTMARFVINVSKPNQTLKELNDKFAYKVSRVDPKNVVTIVGKEYIEAADEYESLVAFENDLTTFIKNSLTLRESTSTVSIIKHWKVPLRDYKEDKTFNTKVDKFNNVVNKVLYNLYIDDEYRDSLTRVKVIDWTDMFMDNSTSQGEWPFDEDNNIKSLVAHNKLGRQFMLAYDNGVPWTQGQLDPSSNTYGDFSNSYTEATTMDAAVDTRKNHLSLGKITQTENTSTVTYKNQPLVNLTVEVPNAIEGQYLKYSLEITDSGLTIQDYSYVSNGAITIDNIAKYDTTVVSPYSGVNYTNSFDLTVFDIDGLVYNRVGGTLGDDASIYNIGSEDDPSYKSNSSSDSTVITSSASTSASTSNNSQDTTSTISVAKQRFLEKFNDKSKPMVWAWIGDSVDHGVAFDYGFDNFSEVVQKSVQSDWGRWDDIFVNGAISGDFTNRAVDPYMLHSRITKYAPDVLSIGLGISDKQNIVNNGQQVYSGKEQFQNNMKTLVETAIASNPDVIVVINGINPTGFNGRTGVPAEYNNYLKEIFDGENNQYPNNVIYNGEVFEALESIKTNYPWLYGLTYTGAQVTATNYNWFMSRDKLHPGGGVNLIKGKTFLSSLGINVEDSYLDSYQIKAGNPLTTTASTGKIDVTVSTGSSYAVPNIKTWLSSYPMGGNSNTKSEGNVGSLYSTIYRTDVEDDRTYFLHPGYKSLAVNATTANNPNNYVLPYLESGTYTMSSWAISRLITYTFNSAGYYDAIDTTFTIN; translated from the coding sequence ATGGCTTCTAAAAAAGTAAAATGAGCTGCTTTTGTTTCAACCATTTTATTAGTTGGTGGAATTGTTATTCCTGCACCAATAATAGCCACAGAAATTTTTTGAGCAAATTATAAGTCCAAAAATACAAATTATGATATTGAATATCCCTTACCAGAAACTGGAAGTGATGTTTCAACTTCAATTGCTACATGAGGAGTAAATGAAGATAGAATTTCTTCAAACCCTGAAGATAACTTAAGATTTCAAGAAGCAATTGAAAACACATGAATGTTTGCAGGTGGAAGTGATTTTTATTCAAACTTTGACATTCTTAAAAGTAGAAAAAACTGAATTGGATTATTTGATGAAAACTTAAGATGAAATTTTAAGATTAGACAAAATTCAGATCCATCTACTTTATATTCAACAATGGCTAGATTCGTGATCAATGTATCAAAACCAAATCAAACTCTTAAAGAACTTAATGATAAGTTTGCTTATAAAGTGAGCAGAGTTGATCCTAAAAATGTGGTAACAATAGTTGGTAAAGAATATATTGAAGCAGCTGATGAATATGAATCATTAGTTGCATTTGAAAATGATTTAACAACATTTATTAAAAACTCTTTAACACTAAGAGAATCAACTTCAACAGTTTCAATTATTAAACATTGAAAGGTTCCTTTAAGAGATTACAAAGAGGATAAAACATTTAATACTAAGGTTGATAAATTCAACAATGTTGTTAATAAAGTTTTATACAACTTATATATTGATGATGAATATAGAGACAGTTTAACCAGAGTTAAAGTAATTGATTGAACAGATATGTTTATGGACAATTCTACATCACAAGGTGAATGACCATTTGATGAAGATAATAATATTAAATCACTTGTTGCTCACAATAAATTGGGTCGTCAATTTATGCTGGCATATGATAATGGGGTTCCTTGAACTCAAGGGCAGTTAGATCCTTCGAGTAATACTTATGGTGATTTTAGTAATTCTTATACTGAAGCTACTACAATGGATGCTGCAGTTGATACTAGAAAAAACCATTTATCATTAGGTAAAATTACTCAAACTGAAAATACTAGTACTGTTACATATAAAAACCAACCACTAGTAAATTTAACAGTAGAAGTTCCAAATGCAATTGAAGGACAATATTTAAAATATAGCTTAGAAATTACTGATTCTGGTTTAACTATTCAAGACTATTCGTATGTTTCAAATGGTGCAATTACAATTGATAACATTGCAAAATATGACACAACTGTTGTAAGTCCATATTCTGGAGTTAACTATACAAATAGTTTTGATTTAACTGTATTTGATATTGATGGATTAGTTTATAACCGTGTTGGTGGAACTTTAGGAGATGATGCAAGTATTTATAATATTGGTTCAGAAGATGATCCTTCTTATAAATCAAATTCATCAAGTGATTCTACTGTAATAACAAGTAGTGCTTCTACAAGCGCATCAACTAGTAATAATTCACAAGATACAACTTCTACTATATCAGTTGCTAAACAAAGATTCTTAGAAAAATTTAATGATAAATCTAAGCCTATGGTTTGAGCTTGAATTGGTGATAGTGTAGACCATGGTGTTGCATTTGATTATGGTTTTGATAATTTCTCTGAAGTTGTTCAAAAATCAGTTCAAAGTGATTGAGGTAGATGAGATGACATTTTTGTTAATGGTGCAATAAGTGGAGATTTCACTAACAGGGCAGTAGATCCTTATATGCTTCATTCTAGAATTACAAAATATGCTCCAGATGTTTTGTCAATTGGTTTAGGTATTAGTGATAAACAAAACATTGTTAACAATGGACAACAAGTATATTCAGGTAAAGAACAATTTCAAAATAATATGAAAACTTTGGTTGAAACTGCAATTGCTTCTAATCCTGATGTAATAGTTGTCATAAATGGTATTAACCCAACAGGATTTAATGGAAGAACTGGAGTTCCTGCTGAATATAATAATTATTTAAAAGAAATCTTTGATGGAGAAAACAATCAATATCCAAATAATGTTATTTACAATGGAGAAGTTTTTGAGGCTTTAGAAAGCATAAAAACTAACTATCCATGATTATATGGATTAACTTATACTGGTGCTCAAGTAACTGCAACTAATTACAACTGATTTATGTCTAGAGATAAATTACATCCAGGTGGAGGAGTGAATCTTATTAAAGGAAAAACATTTTTATCATCACTTGGAATTAATGTAGAAGACAGTTATTTGGATAGTTATCAAATAAAAGCAGGTAACCCTTTAACTACAACTGCATCAACAGGAAAAATTGATGTTACAGTATCAACTGGAAGCAGCTATGCTGTTCCAAATATAAAAACTTGACTGTCTAGTTATCCAATGGGTGGTAATAGTAATACAAAAAGTGAAGGCAATGTAGGTTCATTATATTCAACAATATATAGAACTGATGTTGAAGATGATAGAACATATTTCCTACATCCAGGATATAAAAGTTTAGCTGTTAATGCAACTACAGCAAATAATCCAAACAACTATGTATTACCTTATCTAGAATCTGGAACTTATACAATGTCTTCTTGAGCAATTTCAAGATTAATAACTTATACATTTAATTCTGCTGGTTATTATGATGCAATTGACACTACATTCACAATTAATTAA
- a CDS encoding P116 family lipid acquisition surface protein: MKLKNKRSLIKLFSVFLAGATIAIPLSSCSYNNNDFSYDASQTPPKDFNDSTNSDNNNNGSNSFGTLDASIVESKKIESNMVLVEEKPNEYGLTQNYNDFGINGDFSKYLGDKAKIPEDILGYLNHLYYVNNKTVSITNSNLKKVSFTELDSNNKLVFNKTKISFELEAKVSSKELSDFVIGDEKFSLPKDTSLTLTIKADEQILKPTIQKHGQKFYLGWVLDKVFVSFNNKDFEILNFKPTENSFSKAFYFSFNDLSEKQTYFDLKEKYQKDFGQSINSESIKKYLEEKINRETSLYFDYMDLANNLINEIAIDQPVNKLIEKSALYLIDIITKIGIIPDGIDAILKEAITANGSSNSNTLIQVIVNNKNKILSILKSYLGSAYDIVQPLLENLETNMTADNSSYKLIMEYVGQFVGKDDPIRNLITGDILGVTSQAKSLLDILWTNLDTILAKIKEATKNNPTLTSLIDLLTIIFTKDSSANEYGSIYDSMFGSDEAKQKVINAIKNLLPANVGEYIDILFVNNKSFDKTNFQKIIQSFANFFKGLFEYKTESTDKTSFDQRYKNLSFAKTWVNNPVVNKQNNLITTTFKYEVKASISTAVTLDMVPLKNIISQESFNTLINKIANLSGTNASLAESNIYPDLKKYLFNFLPDNFVFGGNGKDTNALIFTYSGDNEEIWFSPEKKGSDYYLGFSVGYGLNIFYDDPNLWKTIASNSNYVKGVFEASKRILLIATAKFKFWYYDFWKSIFQNVLMRSYDINSRFYISDYSTKIADYSSYNPNYYYTNLSFVNNVNNVNVNEIKTMFDLSKAENFKEENSRFTDEQVKDSNTLMWANKDSEVVNGIMPVTNLTNLKTMKDKMFTFSDLNSNFKNLEYGLDYSFNTLFNFSTKLEFQVTVSLVSVDVHPTISLSAGLFKSNLFLPVNFYDVTNKRLVNNFSKNYSDFVFSVSGV; the protein is encoded by the coding sequence GTGAAATTGAAAAATAAAAGATCTTTAATTAAACTATTTTCTGTTTTTCTAGCTGGAGCTACTATTGCAATCCCACTAAGTTCATGTAGTTATAACAATAATGATTTTAGTTATGATGCAAGTCAAACTCCTCCTAAAGATTTTAATGATTCTACAAATAGTGATAATAACAATAATGGTTCGAATAGCTTTGGAACACTTGATGCAAGTATTGTTGAATCTAAAAAGATTGAAAGTAATATGGTTTTAGTTGAAGAAAAACCCAATGAATATGGGTTAACTCAAAACTATAATGATTTTGGAATTAATGGTGATTTCTCAAAATATTTAGGTGATAAAGCAAAAATCCCTGAGGATATTTTAGGTTATTTAAACCATTTATATTATGTGAATAATAAAACTGTTTCTATCACTAACTCTAATCTTAAGAAAGTAAGTTTTACAGAATTAGATTCAAATAATAAACTTGTTTTTAACAAAACTAAGATTAGTTTCGAATTAGAAGCTAAAGTAAGTTCTAAAGAATTATCTGATTTTGTAATAGGGGATGAAAAGTTTTCTTTACCAAAAGATACTAGTCTTACTTTAACTATTAAAGCTGATGAACAAATTCTTAAACCAACTATTCAAAAGCATGGACAAAAGTTTTATCTTGGATGAGTGTTAGATAAAGTTTTTGTTTCTTTTAACAATAAAGATTTTGAAATCTTAAATTTTAAACCAACAGAAAATTCTTTTTCTAAAGCATTTTATTTTTCATTTAATGACCTATCAGAAAAACAAACATATTTTGATTTAAAAGAAAAATATCAAAAAGATTTTGGACAAAGCATTAATAGTGAAAGTATTAAAAAGTATTTAGAAGAAAAAATTAATAGAGAAACTTCTTTATATTTTGACTATATGGATCTAGCAAATAATTTAATTAATGAAATTGCAATTGATCAACCTGTTAATAAACTAATAGAAAAGTCTGCTTTATATTTAATTGATATCATTACAAAGATAGGCATTATTCCTGATGGTATTGATGCAATTTTAAAAGAAGCAATAACAGCTAATGGTTCATCAAATTCAAACACATTAATTCAAGTAATTGTTAATAATAAAAACAAAATTTTATCTATTCTTAAATCTTATTTAGGAAGTGCATATGATATTGTTCAACCACTATTAGAAAACTTAGAAACCAATATGACAGCTGACAATTCAAGTTACAAATTAATTATGGAATATGTTGGTCAATTTGTGGGTAAAGATGATCCTATTAGAAATTTGATTACAGGAGATATTTTAGGAGTTACTTCACAAGCAAAAAGTTTATTAGATATTTTATGAACTAATTTAGATACAATTTTAGCAAAAATTAAAGAAGCAACTAAAAATAATCCAACTTTAACTTCATTAATTGATTTATTAACAATAATCTTTACAAAAGATTCATCAGCTAATGAATATGGATCAATTTATGATTCAATGTTTGGTAGTGATGAAGCAAAACAAAAAGTAATTAATGCTATTAAAAATTTGTTACCAGCTAATGTTGGTGAATACATTGATATTTTGTTTGTTAATAACAAAAGTTTTGATAAAACAAACTTTCAAAAGATAATTCAATCTTTTGCTAACTTCTTTAAAGGTTTGTTTGAATATAAAACAGAATCAACTGATAAAACATCATTTGATCAAAGATATAAAAATTTAAGTTTTGCAAAAACTTGAGTTAATAATCCTGTTGTTAATAAGCAAAACAATTTAATAACAACTACTTTTAAATATGAAGTTAAAGCCTCTATTTCAACTGCTGTAACCTTAGATATGGTTCCATTAAAAAATATTATTTCACAAGAATCATTTAATACTCTTATTAATAAAATAGCAAATCTTTCTGGAACTAATGCATCACTAGCTGAAAGTAATATTTATCCAGATTTAAAAAAATATCTTTTTAATTTTTTACCTGATAACTTTGTGTTTGGCGGGAATGGAAAAGATACTAATGCATTAATTTTTACATACAGTGGTGATAATGAAGAAATATGATTTAGTCCCGAAAAGAAAGGATCTGATTATTATTTAGGTTTTAGTGTTGGATATGGTTTAAATATTTTCTATGATGATCCAAACTTATGAAAAACCATAGCTTCTAATAGTAATTATGTTAAAGGTGTTTTTGAGGCAAGTAAGAGAATACTTTTAATAGCAACAGCTAAATTTAAATTTTGATACTATGATTTTTGAAAATCAATTTTCCAAAATGTATTAATGAGAAGTTATGATATAAATTCTAGATTTTATATATCTGATTATTCTACAAAAATTGCAGATTATTCAAGTTACAATCCTAACTATTATTACACTAATTTATCTTTTGTTAATAATGTAAATAATGTTAATGTAAATGAAATTAAAACTATGTTTGACTTATCTAAAGCTGAAAATTTTAAGGAAGAAAACAGTAGATTTACTGATGAGCAAGTAAAAGATTCAAATACATTAATGTGAGCTAATAAAGATTCTGAAGTTGTAAACGGTATTATGCCAGTTACAAACCTAACAAACTTAAAAACTATGAAAGATAAAATGTTTACTTTCTCTGATTTAAATTCTAACTTTAAAAATCTAGAATATGGTTTGGATTATTCATTTAATACACTATTTAATTTTTCAACCAAGTTAGAATTTCAAGTTACAGTTTCTTTAGTTAGTGTTGATGTTCATCCAACAATTTCTTTAAGTGCTGGCTTATTTAAATCTAATCTGTTTTTACCAGTTAATTTCTATGATGTAACTAATAAGAGATTGGTAAATAATTTTTCTAAGAATTATTCTGATTTTGTATTCAGTGTAAGTGGAGTTTAG
- a CDS encoding P116 family lipid acquisition surface protein: MNFKNKKNIIKMLSLSLVGITIAIPLSSCGYSNNAFNYDANQTPSKDFNNENNNNNNGSSNNSGILDASIVESKKVQNNLSLQQENPNDFGLTQNYLDFANNGSFNKYLGDKSIIYEDILGYLNFLYYKNNKQISFTNSNIKDLKFLEVDASNKLILNKSKISFELVVTVSTNELSEFVIGDKKFNLAKDHSSTLIIKSVDQTLKPTIEKQGEKFYLGWFLDKVSVSFNNQDFEILNFKPTANSFSKAFYFSFNNLSDKQSYFDLKEKYQKDFENQISNESVKKDLEEKINSETALYFDYMDIANNLINEIATDQPVNYLVQKASVYLIDIVTKIGIIPQGIDAILKEAIKIDGSNKSLTLLEVIVNNKEKILSILKSYLGSAYDIVEPLLINLQINMKEDNPSYKLLLEYVNQFVGKDDPIRKLITGDILGVTSSAKSLFDIVWSNIETILNKIKEATQNDKTLTSLINLLTIIFTKDSTSNQFVSIYDSLFKSKETKQKFINSIVSLLPANISEYLNILIIDNSAVNKELMLKITKSFANFFKGLYEHKSDADDTTSFDQRYKNLSFTKTWVTSPTVTKKDVITTTFNYEIKASIINAVDLDIKPIKEIITQDAFNKIVKKLANLTGVVATVAESQIYPELRKHLLNYVPDVFKFGTNGENTNALIFTYSGKDEQIWFNLDKKGIDFYLGLSIGYNLNIFYDDPQLWKNIASSNNFNKEVFETTKTVALIVKVNFKFWYYNFWKSILQNVLMRSYDINSRFYISDYSTKIADYSNYNENYYYTNLSFVNNANQVNVSEIKTLFDLSKTGNFKDQVSTIKNDKVQNPNTLNWGNKATEEVKGITPLTSESNLKTIKEKMFSLTTNNSSFILTKYNLDYSFNTLFNFLAKIEFQVKASVGNVDVHPIISFNISMFKSNLYFPVNFYDETNKKLITNFEKTYSDISFNAQL; encoded by the coding sequence ATGAATTTTAAAAATAAGAAAAATATTATTAAAATGCTATCATTGTCTCTAGTTGGAATAACAATTGCTATCCCTTTAAGCTCATGTGGTTATAGTAATAATGCTTTTAATTATGATGCTAATCAAACACCATCAAAAGATTTTAATAATGAAAATAATAACAATAATAATGGATCATCAAATAATTCTGGAATATTAGATGCTAGTATTGTTGAGTCAAAAAAGGTTCAAAATAATTTATCATTACAACAAGAAAATCCAAATGATTTTGGGCTAACTCAAAATTATTTGGATTTTGCTAACAATGGTAGTTTTAATAAATACTTAGGAGATAAATCTATTATCTATGAAGATATCTTGGGGTACTTAAATTTCTTATATTATAAAAATAATAAGCAAATTTCTTTTACTAATTCAAACATTAAAGATCTTAAATTTTTAGAAGTTGATGCTAGCAATAAACTTATTTTAAACAAAAGTAAAATCAGTTTTGAACTTGTTGTTACAGTTTCTACTAATGAGTTATCTGAATTTGTAATAGGGGATAAAAAGTTTAATTTAGCAAAAGATCATAGTTCTACTCTAATTATTAAATCAGTAGATCAAACCCTAAAACCAACTATAGAAAAGCAAGGTGAAAAATTTTATTTAGGATGATTTTTAGATAAAGTTAGTGTTTCTTTTAACAATCAAGATTTTGAAATCTTAAATTTTAAACCTACTGCAAATTCATTTTCAAAAGCATTTTATTTTTCTTTTAATAACTTATCAGATAAGCAATCATATTTTGATTTAAAAGAAAAATATCAAAAAGATTTTGAGAATCAAATTTCAAATGAAAGTGTTAAAAAAGACTTAGAAGAAAAAATAAATTCAGAAACTGCTTTGTATTTTGATTATATGGACATTGCAAATAATTTAATTAATGAAATTGCAACTGATCAACCAGTGAATTATCTTGTACAAAAAGCATCTGTGTATTTAATTGATATAGTGACAAAAATAGGAATTATACCTCAAGGAATTGATGCTATTTTAAAAGAGGCAATAAAGATAGATGGTTCAAACAAATCATTAACTTTATTGGAAGTAATTGTTAATAATAAAGAAAAGATTTTATCTATTCTTAAATCATATTTAGGCAGTGCTTATGACATTGTAGAACCTTTATTAATTAATTTACAAATTAATATGAAAGAAGACAATCCAAGTTATAAATTACTTTTAGAATATGTTAATCAATTTGTTGGTAAAGATGACCCAATCAGAAAATTAATTACAGGTGATATTTTAGGAGTTACTTCTAGTGCAAAAAGTTTATTTGATATTGTTTGAAGTAATATAGAAACCATTTTAAATAAAATTAAAGAAGCTACTCAAAATGATAAAACATTAACATCATTAATTAACTTGCTAACAATTATTTTTACAAAAGATTCAACATCTAATCAATTTGTTTCTATTTATGATTCATTATTTAAAAGTAAAGAAACAAAACAAAAATTTATCAATTCAATAGTAAGTTTATTACCTGCAAATATTAGTGAATACTTAAATATTTTAATTATTGATAATAGTGCAGTTAATAAAGAACTCATGTTAAAAATAACTAAATCTTTTGCTAATTTTTTCAAAGGATTATATGAGCATAAATCAGATGCTGATGATACAACATCATTTGACCAAAGATATAAAAATTTAAGTTTTACTAAAACTTGAGTAACTTCACCAACTGTTACTAAAAAAGATGTTATTACAACAACTTTTAATTATGAAATTAAAGCTTCAATTATTAATGCAGTTGATTTAGATATTAAACCAATTAAAGAAATTATCACACAAGATGCTTTTAATAAAATTGTAAAGAAATTAGCTAATCTTACAGGTGTAGTTGCAACTGTTGCTGAAAGTCAGATTTATCCTGAATTGAGGAAACACCTTTTAAATTATGTTCCTGATGTTTTTAAATTTGGAACTAATGGAGAAAATACAAATGCATTAATTTTCACATATAGTGGTAAAGATGAGCAGATTTGATTTAACCTTGATAAAAAAGGAATTGATTTTTACTTAGGATTAAGCATTGGATACAATTTAAATATTTTTTATGATGATCCTCAATTATGAAAAAATATTGCAAGTTCTAATAATTTTAATAAAGAAGTTTTTGAGACAACAAAAACTGTTGCACTTATTGTAAAAGTTAATTTCAAATTTTGATATTACAACTTCTGGAAAAGTATTTTACAAAATGTATTAATGAGAAGTTATGATATAAATTCAAGATTTTATATCTCTGATTATTCTACAAAAATTGCAGATTACTCAAACTATAATGAGAACTATTATTACACTAATTTATCTTTTGTTAATAATGCTAATCAAGTAAATGTTAGTGAAATCAAAACATTGTTTGATTTATCAAAGACTGGAAATTTTAAAGACCAAGTTAGCACAATTAAAAATGATAAAGTTCAAAACCCTAATACTTTAAATTGAGGTAATAAAGCAACTGAAGAAGTAAAAGGTATAACTCCATTAACAAGTGAAAGTAATTTAAAAACTATCAAAGAAAAAATGTTTTCACTAACTACAAACAACTCTAGTTTTATTTTAACTAAATATAATCTTGATTATTCTTTTAATACTTTATTTAATTTCTTAGCAAAAATAGAATTTCAGGTTAAAGCAAGTGTTGGAAATGTTGATGTTCATCCTATAATTTCTTTTAATATTTCAATGTTTAAATCTAATTTATATTTTCCAGTTAATTTTTATGATGAGACTAATAAAAAATTAATTACTAATTTTGAAAAAACTTATTCTGACATTTCATTTAATGCTCAATTATAA
- a CDS encoding arginine deiminase family protein, whose protein sequence is MSSIDKNSLGNGINVYSEIGELKEVLVHTPGDEIRYTAPSRLEELLFSAVLKADTAIEEHKGFVKILQNNGIKVIQLCDLVAETYELCSKEVRNSFIEQYLDEALPVLKKEIRPVVKDYLLSFPTVQMVRKMMSGILANELNIKQDNPLIIDGMPNLYFTRDPFASMGNGVSINCMKYPTRKREVIFSRFVFTNNPKYKNTPRYFDIVGNNGTIEGGDIFIYNSKTLVIGNSERTNFAAIESVAKNIQANKDCTFERIVVINVPPMPNLMHLDTWLTMLDYDKFLYSPNMMNVLKIWEIDLNVKPVKFVEKKGTLEEVLYSIIDKKPILIPIAGKGANQLDIDIETHFDGTNYLTIAPGVVVGYERNEKTQKALVEAGIKVLSFNGSQLSLGMGSARCMSMPLIRENLKK, encoded by the coding sequence ATGAGTAGTATTGATAAAAATTCACTTGGAAATGGAATTAATGTCTATAGTGAAATTGGTGAATTAAAAGAAGTTCTTGTTCACACCCCAGGTGATGAAATAAGATATACAGCTCCTTCAAGACTTGAAGAGTTGTTGTTTTCTGCTGTTTTAAAAGCAGATACAGCTATCGAAGAACACAAAGGTTTTGTGAAAATTTTGCAAAACAATGGCATCAAAGTAATTCAGTTATGTGACTTAGTTGCAGAGACTTATGAACTTTGTTCTAAAGAAGTCCGAAACTCATTCATAGAACAATACTTGGATGAAGCTTTACCTGTTCTTAAAAAAGAAATACGACCAGTGGTAAAAGATTATTTACTAAGTTTCCCAACAGTTCAAATGGTAAGAAAAATGATGTCTGGAATCTTAGCAAATGAATTAAACATTAAACAAGATAATCCATTAATTATTGACGGAATGCCTAACTTGTATTTTACAAGAGATCCATTTGCATCAATGGGAAATGGTGTATCTATTAATTGTATGAAATACCCTACCAGAAAAAGAGAAGTTATTTTTAGTCGTTTTGTATTTACAAATAATCCTAAATACAAAAATACACCAAGATATTTCGATATCGTTGGAAATAACGGAACTATTGAAGGTGGGGATATTTTTATTTACAACAGTAAAACATTAGTAATTGGAAATTCAGAAAGAACTAATTTTGCAGCAATTGAATCAGTTGCAAAAAATATCCAAGCTAACAAAGATTGTACATTTGAAAGAATTGTAGTAATCAATGTTCCCCCAATGCCAAATCTAATGCATTTAGATACTTGATTAACAATGTTAGATTATGACAAATTCTTATACTCACCTAACATGATGAATGTATTAAAGATTTGAGAAATTGATCTAAATGTTAAACCTGTTAAATTTGTTGAAAAGAAAGGAACATTAGAAGAAGTTTTATATTCAATTATTGATAAGAAACCAATCTTAATTCCAATTGCTGGAAAAGGTGCTAATCAATTAGATATTGATATTGAAACTCACTTTGATGGAACTAACTACTTAACAATTGCACCAGGTGTAGTTGTAGGATATGAAAGAAATGAAAAAACTCAAAAAGCTTTAGTAGAAGCTGGAATTAAAGTTCTTTCATTCAATGGTTCTCAACTTTCATTAGGTATGGGAAGTGCAAGATGTATGTCTATGCCTTTAATTAGAGAAAATTTAAAAAAATAA
- the argF gene encoding ornithine carbamoyltransferase → MPVNLKGRSLDSLLNFTTEEVQHLIDLSIDLKKAKYQGLHINNRPLVGKNIAILFQKDSTRTRCAFEVAASDLGAGVTYIGPSGSNMGKKESIEDTAKVLGRFYDGIEFRGFAQSDVDALVKYSGVPVWNGLTDDEHPTQIIADFMTMKEKFGNLKNKKIVFIGDYKNNVGVSTMIGAAFNGMHVVMCGPDNYKNEIDKNVLAKCIELFKRNGGSLRFSTDKILAAQDADVIYTDVWVSLGEPFELFDKRIGELKNFQVDMNMIKAAKNDVIFLHCLPAFHDDHTSFSKEVATTLGAKYPIVAKGEMEVTDEVFQSLHNKAFDQAENRMHSIKAIILSTIGY, encoded by the coding sequence ATGCCAGTAAATTTAAAAGGAAGAAGTTTAGATAGTTTATTAAACTTCACCACAGAAGAAGTACAACACTTAATTGATTTATCAATTGATCTTAAAAAAGCAAAATACCAAGGTCTTCACATCAACAACAGACCATTAGTTGGTAAAAACATTGCTATCTTATTTCAAAAAGACTCAACTAGAACTAGATGTGCATTTGAAGTTGCTGCAAGTGATTTAGGAGCAGGAGTAACTTACATAGGGCCAAGTGGATCTAACATGGGTAAAAAAGAATCTATTGAAGATACTGCAAAAGTATTAGGAAGATTCTATGATGGAATTGAATTTAGAGGATTTGCACAAAGTGATGTTGATGCACTTGTAAAATACTCTGGAGTTCCAGTTTGAAATGGGTTAACAGATGATGAACACCCAACTCAAATCATTGCTGACTTTATGACAATGAAAGAAAAATTTGGAAATTTAAAAAATAAAAAAATTGTTTTCATTGGTGATTATAAAAACAATGTTGGTGTTTCAACAATGATTGGTGCTGCATTCAATGGTATGCATGTTGTAATGTGTGGGCCAGACAACTATAAAAATGAAATAGACAAAAATGTATTAGCTAAATGTATTGAACTATTCAAAAGAAATGGTGGTTCATTAAGATTTAGCACTGATAAGATTTTAGCTGCACAAGATGCAGATGTAATCTATACAGACGTTTGAGTATCTCTTGGAGAACCATTTGAATTATTTGATAAAAGAATTGGTGAACTTAAAAACTTCCAAGTTGATATGAATATGATTAAAGCTGCAAAAAATGATGTTATTTTCTTACACTGTTTACCAGCTTTCCATGATGACCACACATCATTCTCAAAAGAAGTTGCAACTACATTAGGTGCTAAATACCCAATTGTTGCAAAAGGTGAAATGGAAGTTACTGATGAAGTTTTCCAATCACTTCACAACAAAGCATTTGACCAAGCAGAAAACAGAATGCACTCTATTAAAGCTATCATTCTGTCTACAATTGGTTACTAG